A window from Nitrospira sp. ND1 encodes these proteins:
- a CDS encoding tetratricopeptide repeat protein, with translation MGRAGRIVRGIMVLGSVLLLASCGDSFNDAYCEANNHRNQQTVEHLTNVLEQKRNQPGLYLARARCHYFLGAYAQALQDASEVIRRLPNKADAYLLRAKAGKMLGQIPQALQDYSAAIKFQPTAEAHYGRGLTYVREYQGKDREALEDFTAAIRLDPKHVGAHAFRAQIYSRHEQFQHALADSEQVLKLDPTTPNAYCNVGFAHYALGHDAEGRKFLTTCYQKDADPQTRGYYETEVNKVLYARKPKRNSGGSYVAEGREVTPYDREMERQHNVYESLRNSGFNDRAEACRTDGSKC, from the coding sequence TGGTGCTTGGCAGTGTGCTGCTGCTCGCTTCCTGCGGCGATTCCTTCAATGACGCCTATTGTGAAGCCAACAACCACCGCAATCAGCAAACCGTCGAACACCTCACCAACGTCCTCGAGCAAAAGCGCAATCAGCCCGGACTCTATCTCGCGCGTGCCCGCTGCCACTACTTTCTCGGCGCCTATGCGCAAGCCCTGCAGGACGCGTCGGAGGTCATTCGCCGTCTGCCCAATAAAGCCGATGCCTATCTCCTTCGCGCCAAGGCAGGGAAGATGCTCGGCCAGATTCCACAGGCGCTGCAAGACTACAGCGCTGCCATTAAATTCCAGCCGACCGCCGAAGCCCATTATGGCCGTGGATTGACCTACGTGCGGGAATATCAGGGGAAGGATCGCGAAGCCCTGGAGGATTTCACCGCCGCCATTCGCCTCGATCCCAAACACGTCGGCGCCCACGCATTCCGCGCTCAAATCTACAGCCGCCACGAACAGTTTCAGCACGCACTTGCGGATTCGGAGCAGGTGCTCAAGCTCGATCCCACCACCCCCAATGCCTACTGCAATGTCGGCTTTGCGCACTATGCGCTGGGGCATGACGCCGAGGGCCGCAAGTTTCTCACCACCTGCTACCAGAAAGATGCCGATCCCCAGACGCGCGGCTATTACGAAACCGAAGTGAACAAGGTGCTGTATGCGCGGAAACCGAAGCGGAATTCCGGCGGGAGCTACGTTGCCGAAGGGCGGGAGGTGACGCCCTACGACCGGGAAATGGAACGGCAGCACAATGTGTACGAGAGTTTGCGGAATTCAGGCTTCAATGATCGGGCCGAGGCTTGCCGGACGGATGGGTCGAAATGCTAG